A genome region from Schlesneria paludicola DSM 18645 includes the following:
- a CDS encoding pyridoxal phosphate-dependent aminotransferase: MALAKRVQYFTESVIRDMTRLAVRHNAINLGQGMPDFDAPQEVKEAACKAIRDGYNQYAITWGAPALRQAIAEKARRFNGIECDPDTHVTVCCGATECMMATMMALIDPGDEVIIFQPFYENYGPDALLTGATPVWVHLRAPHWTFDLDELRRAFSPRTRALIINTPNNPTGHVFSKVELEQIAALCLEHNVYVLADEIYEYINFSDKPHISIATLPGMSERTVTISGLSKTFSVTGWRLGYCIAPPELTNGIRKAHDFLTVGAPHPLQMAGAAALALPDSYYDSLRAGYLRRKEKFLPYLKAAGFKFDDVEGAYYVMTDIADLGATDDTEFVKWMIREIGVSAVPGSSFYSPRERGRTQVRFMFAKKEETLEAAGERLLQIRERLSD, from the coding sequence GTGGCCCTTGCGAAGCGCGTACAGTATTTCACCGAATCCGTGATCCGCGACATGACTCGATTGGCGGTACGCCACAACGCGATTAATCTTGGGCAGGGCATGCCCGATTTCGATGCCCCGCAAGAGGTCAAAGAGGCTGCGTGCAAGGCCATTCGGGACGGATATAATCAGTACGCCATCACCTGGGGCGCACCTGCATTGCGGCAGGCAATCGCCGAAAAGGCCAGGCGATTTAACGGCATCGAGTGTGATCCCGATACGCACGTCACCGTCTGCTGCGGGGCCACCGAATGTATGATGGCCACGATGATGGCGCTCATTGATCCCGGTGACGAAGTCATTATCTTTCAACCGTTTTATGAGAACTATGGCCCGGACGCGCTGCTGACGGGAGCAACTCCCGTGTGGGTCCATCTGCGCGCGCCACATTGGACGTTTGATCTCGATGAATTGCGGCGGGCATTCAGTCCGCGAACACGTGCCCTGATTATCAATACTCCGAACAATCCGACAGGGCATGTCTTTTCCAAAGTCGAACTCGAACAGATCGCCGCGCTTTGCCTCGAACACAACGTTTACGTCCTCGCTGATGAGATCTACGAGTACATTAACTTCTCTGACAAACCGCACATCAGTATCGCCACACTGCCGGGAATGTCCGAAAGAACCGTGACTATCAGTGGCCTTTCGAAGACGTTCAGCGTGACCGGTTGGCGATTGGGTTATTGCATCGCGCCGCCAGAGCTCACGAATGGCATTCGAAAGGCACACGATTTTTTAACAGTTGGCGCGCCACATCCGTTGCAGATGGCTGGTGCTGCTGCGCTGGCACTGCCTGATTCGTACTACGATTCGTTGCGCGCCGGATATCTTCGGCGAAAGGAAAAGTTCCTGCCGTACCTGAAAGCGGCGGGATTCAAATTCGACGACGTCGAAGGAGCCTACTACGTAATGACCGACATCGCAGATCTCGGTGCAACAGACGATACCGAGTTCGTGAAGTGGATGATTCGTGAGATCGGCGTATCAGCCGTGCCGGGCAGCAGCTTCTATTCTCCGCGCGAACGAGGTCGCACTCAAGTCCGATTCATGTTCGCGAAGAAAGAGGAAACACTCGAAGCCGCAGGCGAGCGTCTGCTCCAAATCCGCGAGCGTCTTTCAGACTAA
- a CDS encoding PQQ-binding-like beta-propeller repeat protein: MVKNSWMIALMLTATVNAGLTHADDWPQWLGLNRDGVWRESGLIEKFPEQGLTAKWRVPVGLGYSGPVVVAGKVYITDYVKKSGETGNDPGTRRTLVGEERVLCLDAETGDTVWRHSDSVQYNISYPSGPRATPTVHEGKVYTQGAEGNLLCLDAATGQVVWSKDLKKSFNAPTPIWGFSSPPLVDGQRLFCMVGGEGSVVVAFDKDTGKELWRGLSATEIGYCPPSMIEAAGVKQLVIWHADAINSLNPESGVIYWTIPLKPDYGMSIMIPQKHGDFLFASGIGNVGALLKLDSKKPAAEVVWRGRNDTAVYAANTTPIIDDAGILYGAECRGGQLRGVELSTGKRLWETFAATTGTRRGNHGTVFIVKNGDRYILFSETGDLILAHLSAKGYDEISRFHLIDPTGECFGRDVVWSHPAFSNKCVFARNDKELVCVSLAAK; this comes from the coding sequence GTGGTGAAGAATTCCTGGATGATCGCGTTGATGTTGACGGCTACCGTTAATGCGGGGTTGACCCATGCGGACGATTGGCCGCAGTGGTTGGGGCTCAATCGGGACGGAGTCTGGCGTGAGTCCGGTCTGATCGAAAAGTTCCCTGAACAGGGGCTGACGGCGAAATGGCGAGTCCCCGTCGGTCTCGGGTATTCGGGGCCCGTGGTCGTGGCGGGAAAAGTCTACATCACAGACTATGTGAAAAAGTCAGGCGAAACGGGCAATGATCCCGGTACACGGCGCACGCTTGTTGGAGAAGAACGCGTCCTGTGCCTTGATGCCGAGACGGGCGACACCGTTTGGCGACATTCTGATTCCGTTCAGTATAATATTTCCTATCCATCGGGACCGCGCGCGACCCCAACCGTACACGAAGGCAAGGTTTACACGCAGGGGGCCGAAGGCAATCTGCTATGTCTGGACGCCGCAACTGGTCAAGTGGTTTGGTCGAAGGATTTGAAGAAGAGCTTCAATGCACCGACTCCCATCTGGGGGTTCAGCAGCCCGCCCCTCGTCGATGGGCAACGGCTGTTTTGCATGGTGGGAGGCGAAGGAAGCGTGGTCGTCGCCTTCGATAAGGACACAGGAAAAGAGCTGTGGCGAGGTCTCTCTGCGACCGAGATCGGGTACTGTCCGCCTTCGATGATCGAAGCGGCAGGGGTGAAGCAACTGGTGATCTGGCACGCGGATGCCATCAACAGTCTGAATCCGGAAAGCGGGGTGATTTACTGGACGATCCCGCTTAAGCCCGATTACGGAATGTCGATCATGATTCCGCAGAAGCACGGTGACTTTCTTTTTGCGAGCGGTATCGGCAATGTGGGGGCGCTACTCAAGCTCGATTCAAAAAAGCCGGCTGCTGAAGTTGTGTGGCGTGGCCGCAACGACACCGCTGTTTATGCGGCCAACACGACTCCGATCATCGACGACGCAGGGATCTTGTACGGCGCCGAATGCCGTGGTGGACAACTACGAGGGGTCGAACTGAGCACCGGCAAACGCCTGTGGGAAACATTCGCCGCGACGACCGGGACGCGACGTGGAAACCATGGGACCGTCTTCATCGTGAAGAATGGCGACCGATACATTCTGTTCAGCGAAACCGGTGATTTAATTCTGGCCCATTTGTCGGCAAAGGGTTACGACGAAATCAGCCGATTTCATTTGATCGATCCAACGGGTGAATGCTTTGGCCGCGATGTCGTCTGGTCGCACCCGGCGTTCTCGAACAAATGCGTCTTTGCGCGCAACGATAAAGAGCTGGTTTGCGTCTCGTTGGCTGCCAAATAG
- a CDS encoding YhcH/YjgK/YiaL family protein, with translation MIVDSIENYAKYAHLPSGIVRAIEYLGSTDFTHVESGQYELDGKKLVSIVQRYKTRLPEQAVWESHRKYIDVQFMAGGSEKIGIAQLEKAPVVKTPYSDEKDVIFYEPGTEYFEAPMGTIMIFYPEDIHAPCLAMGNPPVPKEVVKVVVKVAVS, from the coding sequence ATGATTGTCGACAGCATCGAGAACTATGCCAAGTATGCTCACCTTCCCAGTGGGATCGTCCGCGCGATTGAATATCTGGGAAGTACAGACTTCACGCATGTGGAAAGCGGACAATACGAACTCGACGGAAAAAAGTTGGTCAGCATCGTTCAACGTTATAAGACGCGGCTTCCGGAACAGGCCGTCTGGGAATCTCATCGTAAATACATCGACGTCCAGTTCATGGCCGGCGGTAGCGAAAAGATTGGTATCGCCCAGCTTGAGAAGGCTCCCGTCGTAAAGACGCCCTACTCTGACGAGAAAGATGTGATCTTCTACGAGCCGGGAACCGAATATTTCGAGGCTCCGATGGGCACAATCATGATTTTCTACCCCGAGGATATTCACGCTCCTTGTCTCGCGATGGGAAATCCTCCCGTTCCGAAGGAGGTTGTCAAAGTGGTTGTGAAGGTCGCGGTCTCGTAA
- a CDS encoding MaoC family dehydratase, translated as MSNPELPEAGRKYYLEDLTVGQKFVSGTYLVDEVQIKQFATQFDPQPFHLDAEAAKDSFFHGLVASGWHTASITMRLLVESGLPLAGGLIGAGAELSWPTPTRPGSILQVESEILEIRTSRSRPDRGIATVRSETHDQFGEVKQIFTGKIIVFRTP; from the coding sequence ATGAGCAATCCAGAGCTGCCTGAAGCGGGACGCAAGTACTACCTCGAAGATCTCACGGTGGGACAAAAGTTCGTCAGTGGAACGTATTTGGTTGATGAGGTTCAGATCAAGCAGTTCGCAACCCAATTTGATCCTCAACCGTTTCATCTCGATGCCGAAGCGGCGAAAGACTCGTTCTTCCACGGTCTCGTCGCCAGTGGCTGGCATACGGCGTCGATTACGATGCGGCTGCTCGTCGAGAGTGGCTTGCCACTCGCCGGTGGACTGATCGGCGCCGGAGCGGAACTCAGTTGGCCGACTCCAACTCGTCCAGGTTCGATTCTGCAGGTGGAAAGCGAAATTCTCGAGATTCGAACGTCGCGATCGCGACCCGATCGGGGGATTGCGACGGTCCGGAGCGAGACACACGATCAGTTTGGGGAAGTGAAACAGATCTTTACGGGGAAGATTATCGTCTTTAGGACTCCTTGA
- a CDS encoding PAS domain-containing sensor histidine kinase: MDLDSMASSQAFESRFDVNKMRHVALGVLLLIVTCAMDAFRPFDRSWSMLYILVLIYVGTFVRGRAEFLLYAGVVLAAFLVPPIFRMESVRNTALFQYRVLGAIAGFGLIWSRRRVVMAMRQAHLELENKVVVRTAEIRATNESLRTEIAERKLTAAKLSESKELFSVAIDSIQEGFMLVTRDGRVQICNRSAERILGLAQTPVSACTSLHSCWRAINEDGSELGVDAHPAKICLKNGVPQCDVVMGVYQPSEELVWISVNAVPIGPTANPSAVAVTFSDITKRKLAEDELRESRVRLEYLSRQLISTRESELKHFARELHDEIGQLLTAMKLNLRRSQDATETSVNTRVLETMEMIDRAIGQVRNLSLNLRPPHLNELGLVAALHWYLRQQADLAGIQTKIDVNPVEIQIPQDLAIVCFRISQEAITNALRHSGAKRIDVDLRLRNDELYLAIHDDGNGFNVAKATAEALEGASMGLITMQERAGLMRGHLDIESEAGRGTTVHVWFPLASSH, translated from the coding sequence ATGGACTTGGATTCCATGGCCTCGTCGCAGGCGTTTGAGAGCAGGTTCGACGTCAACAAGATGAGGCATGTCGCCTTGGGCGTCCTGCTCCTGATAGTGACGTGTGCAATGGATGCGTTCCGCCCATTCGATCGCTCGTGGAGCATGCTTTATATTCTGGTCCTCATCTATGTGGGGACGTTCGTTCGGGGGCGCGCTGAGTTTCTATTGTATGCGGGAGTTGTCCTGGCGGCATTTCTGGTTCCACCCATTTTTCGCATGGAATCCGTCCGTAATACCGCGCTTTTTCAGTACCGCGTCTTAGGTGCGATCGCTGGCTTTGGTTTGATCTGGTCTCGTCGGCGTGTCGTCATGGCAATGAGACAGGCTCATCTTGAGCTAGAGAACAAAGTCGTCGTCCGAACGGCGGAAATTCGCGCGACGAATGAGTCACTTAGAACCGAGATCGCAGAGCGTAAGTTAACTGCCGCCAAATTGAGCGAGAGCAAAGAACTATTCTCAGTGGCGATTGACTCGATTCAAGAGGGCTTCATGCTCGTGACGCGTGACGGCAGGGTTCAGATATGCAACAGAAGTGCTGAACGAATTCTGGGCTTGGCTCAAACGCCCGTGAGCGCCTGCACTTCGCTTCATTCATGCTGGCGTGCCATCAACGAAGATGGATCGGAATTGGGCGTGGACGCTCATCCCGCAAAGATTTGTCTGAAGAATGGTGTTCCACAATGCGATGTTGTGATGGGTGTCTATCAGCCCTCAGAGGAATTGGTTTGGATCTCGGTCAATGCCGTCCCTATCGGGCCGACTGCCAACCCCTCCGCAGTGGCGGTGACTTTTTCCGACATCACGAAACGCAAGTTGGCAGAAGATGAACTGCGCGAGAGTCGCGTTCGTCTCGAGTATCTCTCACGGCAGTTGATTTCGACCAGGGAGTCTGAACTTAAGCATTTTGCCCGCGAGTTGCACGACGAGATCGGTCAACTGCTGACGGCGATGAAGCTAAATCTGCGGCGGTCGCAAGATGCCACGGAAACGTCTGTGAACACCCGTGTGTTGGAAACGATGGAGATGATTGATCGCGCGATCGGCCAAGTTCGAAATCTGTCGCTGAACTTGCGGCCGCCGCATTTGAACGAATTGGGGTTGGTTGCGGCGCTGCACTGGTATTTGCGGCAGCAAGCGGATCTCGCAGGAATTCAGACAAAGATTGACGTGAATCCGGTGGAGATTCAGATCCCCCAGGATCTGGCGATCGTTTGTTTTCGAATTTCGCAGGAAGCGATCACCAATGCGCTGCGCCATTCCGGCGCGAAACGGATTGACGTCGACCTGCGATTGCGGAATGACGAACTCTATTTGGCGATTCACGATGACGGCAACGGTTTCAATGTTGCAAAGGCCACGGCGGAAGCGCTCGAAGGTGCGAGTATGGGATTGATTACGATGCAGGAGCGTGCCGGACTGATGCGCGGCCACCTGGATATTGAGTCGGAAGCGGGACGTGGGACCACCGTTCACGTTTGGTTTCCGCTGGCGTCGTCTCATTGA